From a single Aquincola tertiaricarbonis genomic region:
- a CDS encoding DUF1302 domain-containing protein, with the protein MKTLFTHPVVAAAALAACQAQAFEFNTGDSELKLRWDNTVKYSAMARLEKPSAGLSRTAFGPTGVVGPNNLNQDDGDNNFSRGIVSNRLDLLSELDANYRNFGARLSAAAWYDTVYNRDNQNQSSSANHTPRNEFPDETRDLMGRKAEILDAFVFGRFEVADKPVTVRLGKHSLLWGESLFFGANGIAGGMAPLDLIKLQSVPSATFKEVARPTGKLSGQVQLSPEVAVGAYVAYEWEKTRLMPAGAYLSTSDTLGPGAERINAGPTGVFVRQSDLGARNGGQGGVQLRWRVDAIDTDLGFYAIRYHATGPSNIWNTLSGRPPALTASSYRWVYHEGIRAFGVSFSKTVGEWGLAGEASYRQNTPLASSGQSVIPAIGVGTGYDNRDNPGYAVGETAHLQFSWIASLGPNFLSQESSFVGEVAWNRRVKVTENPQMLNPNADRSATALRFTFSPTYRQVVPGLDLTPSVGLGYAWGNSSAVGPAFGINKGGDLSLGLGAVYLGNWNANLNFVRYLGPEGPTLDNANNAQFKQALKDRNFVTLSLRTTF; encoded by the coding sequence ATGAAAACCTTGTTCACCCACCCTGTCGTCGCTGCCGCGGCGCTGGCCGCCTGCCAGGCGCAGGCCTTCGAGTTCAACACCGGTGACAGCGAGCTGAAGCTGCGCTGGGACAACACCGTCAAGTACAGCGCGATGGCGCGGCTGGAGAAGCCCTCGGCCGGCCTCTCGCGCACGGCCTTCGGGCCCACCGGCGTGGTGGGGCCCAACAACCTCAACCAGGACGACGGCGACAACAACTTCAGCCGCGGCATCGTCAGCAACCGGCTCGACCTGCTGAGCGAGCTGGACGCCAACTACCGCAATTTCGGCGCGCGGCTGAGCGCCGCCGCCTGGTACGACACCGTCTACAACCGCGACAACCAGAACCAGAGCAGCAGCGCCAACCACACGCCGCGCAACGAGTTTCCGGACGAGACGCGCGACCTGATGGGCCGCAAGGCCGAGATCCTGGACGCCTTCGTGTTCGGCCGCTTCGAGGTGGCCGACAAGCCGGTGACGGTTCGCCTGGGCAAGCACTCGCTGCTGTGGGGCGAGAGCCTGTTCTTCGGGGCCAACGGCATCGCCGGCGGCATGGCGCCGCTGGACCTCATCAAGCTGCAGTCGGTGCCCAGCGCCACCTTCAAGGAAGTGGCCCGGCCCACCGGCAAGTTGTCTGGACAAGTGCAGCTGAGCCCCGAGGTGGCCGTAGGCGCCTACGTGGCCTACGAGTGGGAAAAGACCCGGCTGATGCCGGCCGGCGCCTACCTGTCGACCAGCGACACGCTGGGCCCGGGGGCCGAACGCATCAATGCCGGCCCCACCGGCGTGTTCGTGCGCCAGTCCGACCTGGGCGCGCGCAACGGCGGCCAGGGCGGCGTGCAGCTGCGTTGGCGGGTGGATGCGATCGACACCGACCTGGGCTTCTACGCCATCCGCTACCACGCCACCGGCCCCAGCAACATCTGGAACACGCTGTCCGGGCGGCCGCCCGCGCTCACGGCCAGCAGCTACCGCTGGGTGTACCACGAGGGCATCCGCGCTTTCGGCGTGAGCTTTTCCAAGACGGTGGGCGAATGGGGTCTGGCGGGCGAAGCCTCGTACCGCCAGAACACGCCGCTGGCCAGCTCGGGCCAGTCAGTGATCCCGGCCATCGGCGTGGGCACCGGCTACGACAACCGCGACAACCCGGGTTATGCGGTGGGTGAGACGGCGCACCTGCAGTTCTCGTGGATCGCCAGCCTGGGGCCGAACTTCCTGTCGCAAGAGTCCAGCTTCGTCGGCGAGGTGGCCTGGAACCGCCGAGTCAAGGTGACCGAGAACCCCCAGATGCTCAACCCCAATGCCGACCGCTCGGCCACGGCACTGCGTTTCACCTTCTCGCCCACCTACCGCCAGGTGGTGCCCGGCCTGGACCTGACGCCCAGCGTGGGCCTGGGCTACGCCTGGGGCAACTCGTCGGCCGTCGGCCCGGCCTTCGGCATCAACAAGGGCGGCGACCTCAGCCTGGGGCTGGGCGCCGTGTACCTGGGCAACTGGAACGCCAACCTCAACTTCGTGCGCTACCTGGGCCCCGAGGGCCCGACGCTGGACAACGCCAACAACGCCCAGTTCAAGCAGGCACTGAAGGACCGCAACTTCGTGACCCTGTCGCTGCGCACCACCTTCTGA
- a CDS encoding DUF1329 domain-containing protein, with amino-acid sequence MPHAHRPTLPTRALTRGITRGITRGLIAAAALIATLPPALAGVGADEAAKLKTTLTPLGAEKAGNADGSIPAWTGGYTTPIPGFKNGGRRGDPFANEKPLYSITAANMAKYEAQLTEGTRALLKKYPQTYRVDVYKTHRTAAAPQWVYDNTFKNATNARLEGAIVKGAYGGIPFPIPKTGEEVMANHELHWRGEAWQNDFRGYLVTASGQRVLSVEGTGDWQMPYYAQGQEAKFAGDYWLIRLVNSGPPVRAGEAITGRLNLDPDKSNTWVYLTGQRRVRKLPNACCDTPTPATAGVASFDEIDVFGGRNDRFNWKIVGKQEMLIPYNSNRLHTPTKDSDVLLANHLNPDHVRWELHRVWVVEATLKPGQRHQAPKSRYYIDEDTWVAVLGDRWDANGQLWKTIWAHPVVMPDLPATTPQQQWGFNDLISGAWYASGVVNERNVHYRTVPARSDSFFTPDAMAGEGVR; translated from the coding sequence ATGCCACACGCCCACCGGCCCACGCTGCCCACCCGCGCCCTTACGCGCGGCATTACACGCGGCATTACACGCGGCCTGATCGCCGCCGCTGCCCTCATCGCCACCTTGCCGCCAGCGCTTGCCGGCGTCGGCGCCGACGAAGCCGCCAAGCTCAAGACCACGCTCACGCCGCTGGGCGCCGAGAAGGCGGGCAATGCCGACGGCAGCATCCCAGCCTGGACCGGCGGCTACACCACGCCGATCCCGGGCTTCAAGAACGGCGGCCGCCGTGGCGACCCCTTTGCCAACGAGAAGCCGCTCTACAGCATCACCGCGGCCAACATGGCCAAGTACGAAGCCCAGCTGACCGAAGGCACGCGGGCCCTGCTGAAGAAGTACCCGCAGACCTACCGGGTGGACGTGTACAAGACCCACCGCACCGCGGCAGCGCCGCAATGGGTGTACGACAACACCTTCAAGAACGCCACCAACGCCAGGCTGGAAGGCGCCATCGTCAAGGGCGCCTACGGCGGCATTCCCTTCCCCATCCCCAAGACGGGCGAAGAGGTGATGGCCAACCATGAGCTGCACTGGCGCGGCGAGGCCTGGCAGAACGACTTCCGCGGCTACCTGGTCACGGCCAGCGGCCAGCGCGTGCTGTCGGTCGAAGGCACCGGCGACTGGCAGATGCCGTACTACGCGCAAGGCCAGGAAGCCAAGTTCGCCGGCGACTACTGGCTGATCCGGCTGGTCAACAGCGGCCCGCCGGTGCGCGCGGGCGAGGCCATCACCGGCCGCCTGAACCTGGACCCGGACAAGAGCAACACCTGGGTGTACCTGACCGGCCAGCGCCGCGTGCGCAAGCTGCCCAATGCCTGCTGCGACACGCCCACGCCGGCCACCGCGGGCGTGGCCAGCTTCGACGAGATCGACGTCTTCGGCGGCCGCAACGACCGCTTCAACTGGAAGATCGTCGGCAAGCAGGAGATGCTGATCCCCTACAACAGCAACCGCCTGCACACGCCCACGAAGGACAGCGACGTGCTGCTGGCCAACCACCTGAACCCCGACCACGTGCGCTGGGAGCTGCACCGGGTGTGGGTGGTGGAAGCCACGCTCAAGCCCGGCCAGCGCCACCAAGCGCCCAAGAGCCGTTACTACATCGACGAAGACACCTGGGTGGCCGTGCTGGGCGACCGCTGGGATGCCAACGGCCAGCTGTGGAAGACCATCTGGGCCCACCCCGTGGTGATGCCCGACCTGCCGGCCACCACGCCGCAGCAGCAGTGGGGCTTCAACGACCTGATCTCGGGCGCCTGGTACGCCAGCGGCGTGGTCAATGAGCGCAACGTGCACTACCGCACCGTGCCGGCGCGCAGCGACAGCTTCTTCACCCCGGATGCCATGGCCGGCGAAGGTGTCCGGTGA
- a CDS encoding WD40/YVTN/BNR-like repeat-containing protein, with product MNALLSSALGLFAGLSAQAAPVAEALQRPAVTVKAPERAALLSAAQAGSRIVAVGERGIVLLSDDAGRSWRQAASPVSVTLTTVRFANATQGVAVGHGGTVLTTQDAGSSWQLRLDGRRLATLAREAATTPEAQRDAERLVADGPDKPLLDVLMWDAQRLLAVGAYGLAVYSPDGGQTWQPWMDRLPNPKGLHWYVARRQGDTLLLAGEQGLAARSDDGGRTFRPLASPYRGSWFTGELAADGSTVLAGLRGNVWRSTDGGGSWTQLPNPVPATVIAAATQPDGGLLLLSQAGALLRLHGERLQPLKTPPLPLPTALLPMAEGRLLALGLTGLTTVTLPAPNETRP from the coding sequence TTGAACGCCTTGCTGAGCTCGGCGCTGGGCCTGTTCGCCGGACTGTCGGCGCAGGCGGCGCCGGTGGCTGAAGCGCTGCAACGGCCGGCGGTGACGGTGAAGGCGCCGGAGCGTGCGGCGCTGCTGTCGGCGGCGCAGGCCGGCAGCCGCATCGTCGCGGTGGGTGAGCGCGGCATCGTGCTGCTCAGCGACGACGCCGGCCGCAGCTGGCGGCAGGCCGCCAGCCCGGTGAGCGTGACGCTGACCACGGTGCGCTTTGCCAATGCCACGCAGGGCGTGGCGGTGGGCCATGGCGGCACCGTGCTCACCACGCAGGATGCCGGCAGCAGCTGGCAGCTGCGGCTGGACGGGCGCCGTCTGGCCACGCTGGCGCGTGAAGCCGCCACCACGCCCGAGGCGCAGCGCGATGCCGAGCGCCTGGTGGCCGACGGCCCCGACAAGCCGCTGCTGGACGTGCTGATGTGGGACGCACAGCGCCTGCTGGCCGTGGGCGCCTATGGCCTGGCGGTGTACAGCCCGGACGGTGGCCAGACCTGGCAGCCGTGGATGGACCGCCTGCCCAATCCCAAGGGCCTGCACTGGTACGTGGCGCGCCGCCAGGGCGACACGCTGCTGCTGGCCGGTGAACAAGGCCTGGCCGCACGCAGCGACGACGGCGGCCGCACGTTCCGCCCGCTGGCCTCGCCCTACCGCGGCAGCTGGTTCACCGGCGAGCTGGCGGCCGACGGCAGCACCGTGCTGGCCGGCCTGCGCGGCAACGTGTGGCGCAGCACCGATGGTGGCGGCAGCTGGACCCAGCTGCCCAACCCGGTACCGGCCACCGTGATCGCGGCAGCCACGCAGCCCGATGGCGGCCTGCTGCTGCTCAGCCAGGCGGGCGCGCTGCTGCGCCTGCACGGTGAGCGGCTGCAGCCGCTGAAGACACCGCCCCTGCCCCTGCCCACCGCGCTGCTGCCGATGGCCGAAGGCCGCCTGCTGGCCCTGGGCCTGACCGGCCTGACCACCGTGACCCTGCCCGCCCCCAACGAAACCCGCCCGTGA
- a CDS encoding efflux RND transporter permease subunit, whose protein sequence is MSPSSTALPPGSPAEPFDPRSGSLIERALFNHRWVVLLLCALVTGLLGWQATRLQLNASFEKTIPTGHPYIQNFLQHQAELSGLGNAVRIAVAAPQGIYEARYLDTLRRLSDEVFLLPGVDRARMKSLWTPSTRWVGVTEDGLEGGPVIPDGYDGSPAKLAQLQANVARSGEIGQLVARDGQSSVIFVPLLAQDAQGRPLDYAALANRLEDLRTRYQAEGVAVHITGFAKLVGDLIEGVRAVLVFFAIAVAIATVMVFAYTRCVRSTVLVVVASLVAVVWQLGLLPLLGYALDPYSILVPFLVFAIGMSHGAQKMNGIMQDVGRGVHKLVAARFTFRRLFLAGLTALLADAVGFAVLLVIDIQVIRELAIAASIGVAVLIFTNLILLPVLLSYTGVNARAAQRSLRDEQLEASGAARHPLWRLLDRFTQRRWASVAVLVGLVMGVGGFAASLQLKIGDLDPGAPELREASRYNRDVAFMNAAYGASSDVLAVMVKTPDGQCSAYETLNKVDALEWQLRQIDGVESTNTLALLNRRVLTGLNEGNPRWYEFLPNQDMLNTVTAGAPRGLYNDACNLLTVYAYLRDHKAETLQRVVQHVEAFAQANDSADVKFLLAAGSAGIEAATNIVVHEAWRLMLVMVYGAVVLLCFITFRSWRAVVVAVLPLVVTSFLAEALMVALGMGVKVATLPVIALGVGIGVDYALYILSVTLAQLRQGKSLSEAYYRALLFTGKVVMLTGVTLAIGVITWVASPIKFQADMGLLLAFMFLWNMLGALVLLPALAHFLLKPQPGQAEDPAAIPGRLSKELTA, encoded by the coding sequence GTGAGCCCCTCGTCCACCGCCCTTCCCCCGGGCTCGCCTGCCGAGCCCTTCGACCCGCGCTCGGGCTCCTTGATCGAGCGCGCCCTGTTCAACCACCGCTGGGTGGTGCTGCTGCTGTGCGCGCTGGTCACGGGGCTGCTGGGCTGGCAGGCCACGCGGCTGCAGCTCAACGCCAGCTTCGAAAAGACCATCCCCACCGGCCACCCGTACATCCAGAACTTCCTGCAGCACCAGGCCGAGCTGAGCGGCCTGGGCAATGCGGTGCGCATCGCGGTGGCGGCGCCGCAAGGCATCTATGAAGCCAGGTACCTGGACACGCTGCGCCGCCTGTCCGATGAAGTGTTCCTGCTGCCCGGCGTCGACCGTGCCCGCATGAAGTCGCTGTGGACACCCAGCACCCGCTGGGTGGGCGTGACCGAAGACGGCCTGGAAGGCGGCCCGGTGATCCCCGACGGCTACGACGGCAGCCCTGCCAAGCTGGCGCAGCTGCAGGCCAACGTGGCGCGCTCGGGCGAGATCGGCCAACTGGTGGCGCGCGACGGGCAGTCCAGCGTGATCTTCGTGCCGCTGCTGGCCCAGGACGCGCAGGGCCGGCCGCTGGACTACGCCGCGCTGGCCAACCGGCTGGAAGACCTGCGCACGCGCTACCAGGCCGAAGGCGTGGCGGTGCACATCACCGGCTTCGCCAAGCTGGTGGGCGACCTCATCGAAGGGGTGCGCGCGGTGCTGGTGTTCTTCGCCATCGCGGTGGCCATCGCCACGGTGATGGTGTTCGCCTATACCCGCTGCGTGCGCAGCACCGTGCTGGTGGTGGTGGCTTCGCTGGTGGCGGTGGTGTGGCAGCTGGGCCTGCTGCCGCTGCTGGGCTATGCGCTGGACCCGTACTCCATCCTGGTGCCCTTCCTGGTGTTTGCCATCGGCATGAGCCATGGCGCGCAGAAGATGAACGGCATCATGCAGGACGTGGGCCGCGGCGTGCACAAGCTGGTGGCCGCGCGCTTCACCTTCCGCCGCCTGTTCCTGGCGGGCCTGACCGCGCTGCTCGCCGATGCGGTGGGCTTCGCGGTGCTGCTGGTGATCGACATCCAGGTCATCCGCGAGCTGGCCATCGCCGCCTCCATCGGCGTGGCGGTGCTGATCTTCACCAACCTCATCCTGCTGCCGGTGCTGCTGAGCTACACCGGCGTCAACGCCCGCGCCGCCCAGCGCAGCCTGCGTGACGAGCAGCTGGAAGCCAGCGGCGCCGCGCGCCATCCGCTGTGGCGGCTGCTGGACCGCTTCACCCAGCGGCGCTGGGCCAGCGTGGCGGTGCTGGTCGGCCTGGTGATGGGCGTGGGCGGCTTCGCGGCCAGCCTGCAGCTGAAGATCGGCGACCTGGACCCCGGTGCGCCCGAGCTGCGCGAGGCCAGCCGCTACAACCGCGACGTGGCCTTCATGAACGCCGCCTACGGCGCCAGCAGCGACGTGCTGGCGGTGATGGTCAAGACCCCCGACGGCCAGTGCTCGGCCTACGAGACGCTGAACAAGGTGGACGCGCTGGAGTGGCAGCTGCGCCAGATCGACGGCGTGGAAAGCACCAACACGCTGGCGCTGCTGAACCGCCGTGTGCTCACCGGCCTGAACGAAGGCAACCCGCGCTGGTACGAGTTCCTGCCCAACCAGGACATGCTCAACACGGTGACGGCCGGCGCGCCCCGCGGCCTGTACAACGATGCCTGCAACCTGCTGACGGTGTACGCCTACCTGCGCGACCACAAGGCCGAGACGCTGCAGCGCGTGGTGCAGCACGTCGAGGCCTTCGCCCAGGCCAACGACAGCGCCGACGTCAAGTTCCTGCTGGCCGCCGGCAGCGCCGGCATCGAGGCCGCCACCAACATCGTGGTGCACGAAGCCTGGCGCCTGATGCTGGTGATGGTGTACGGCGCGGTGGTGCTGCTGTGCTTCATCACCTTCCGCAGCTGGCGGGCGGTGGTGGTGGCGGTGCTGCCGCTGGTGGTCACCTCCTTCCTGGCCGAGGCGCTGATGGTGGCGCTGGGCATGGGCGTGAAGGTGGCCACGCTGCCCGTGATCGCGCTGGGCGTGGGCATCGGCGTGGACTATGCGCTGTACATCCTCAGCGTCACGTTGGCGCAGCTGCGTCAGGGCAAGAGCCTGTCTGAGGCGTACTACCGCGCGCTGCTGTTCACCGGCAAGGTGGTGATGCTCACCGGCGTCACGCTGGCCATCGGCGTCATCACCTGGGTGGCCAGCCCCATCAAGTTCCAGGCCGACATGGGCCTGCTGCTGGCCTTCATGTTCCTCTGGAACATGTTGGGCGCGCTGGTGCTGCTGCCCGCGCTCGCCCACTTCCTGTTGAAGCCGCAACCAGGCCAGGCCGAGGACCCGGCGGCCATCCCGGGGCGCTTGTCCAAGGAGCTGACCGCATGA
- a CDS encoding alpha/beta hydrolase family protein, with the protein MFKYFPTNYVWNLSVDLAIEMGARIGEIEAMCAPLQEAAKAPDAAGTKAFRETWVQMADQLCALADEDKARGRLISAGEKLRRASSYLITAERLQAHDAPGRKALYERELALFLEGSRLLGDKVQRVEIPYEGTTLSALYLPAHGLQPGERAPLLVQVNGLDSTKEMKYLVGLPAWLAQRGVSSLVVDQPGTGEALRLQGLTARYDTEHWASRVVDWLETRDDVDARRIGLEGVSLGGYYCPRAVAFEPRFAAGVCWGANHDWRDVQKKRLEKEGDFPVPHYWAHVMWVWGAKDLDDFMRIAENVHLDGVVEKIRVPFLVTHGAKDSQIPLKWAERTYEQLVNSPKRELKVFTEREGGVQHASFDNSINAGHYIADWVAETLGARTAA; encoded by the coding sequence ATGTTCAAGTACTTTCCCACCAACTACGTCTGGAACCTCTCGGTCGACCTGGCCATCGAGATGGGCGCGCGCATCGGCGAAATCGAAGCCATGTGCGCCCCGCTGCAGGAAGCCGCCAAGGCCCCCGACGCCGCTGGCACCAAGGCCTTCCGCGAAACCTGGGTGCAGATGGCCGACCAGCTGTGCGCACTGGCCGACGAGGACAAGGCGCGGGGCCGCCTGATCTCGGCCGGCGAGAAGCTGCGCCGCGCCAGCAGCTACCTGATCACCGCCGAGCGGCTGCAGGCCCACGATGCGCCCGGCCGCAAGGCGCTTTACGAGCGTGAACTGGCCTTGTTCCTGGAAGGCTCACGCCTGCTGGGCGACAAGGTGCAACGCGTGGAAATCCCCTACGAGGGCACAACGCTGTCGGCCCTCTACCTGCCCGCCCATGGCCTGCAGCCCGGCGAGCGTGCGCCGCTGCTGGTGCAGGTCAACGGCCTGGACTCCACCAAGGAGATGAAGTACCTGGTGGGCCTGCCGGCCTGGCTGGCGCAACGCGGTGTCTCTTCGCTGGTGGTCGACCAGCCCGGCACCGGCGAAGCCCTGCGCCTGCAGGGCCTGACCGCCCGCTACGACACCGAGCACTGGGCCAGCCGCGTGGTGGACTGGCTGGAAACCCGCGACGACGTGGATGCCCGCCGCATCGGCCTCGAAGGCGTGTCGCTGGGCGGCTACTACTGCCCGCGCGCGGTGGCCTTCGAGCCGCGCTTCGCGGCCGGCGTGTGCTGGGGTGCCAACCACGACTGGCGCGACGTGCAGAAGAAGCGCCTGGAAAAGGAAGGCGACTTCCCGGTGCCGCACTACTGGGCCCATGTGATGTGGGTGTGGGGTGCCAAGGACCTGGACGACTTCATGCGCATTGCCGAAAACGTGCACCTGGACGGCGTGGTCGAGAAGATCCGCGTGCCCTTCCTGGTGACGCACGGTGCCAAGGACAGCCAGATCCCGCTGAAGTGGGCCGAGCGCACCTACGAGCAGCTGGTCAACAGCCCCAAGCGTGAACTCAAGGTGTTCACCGAACGCGAAGGCGGCGTGCAGCACGCCAGCTTCGACAACAGCATCAACGCCGGTCACTACATCGCCGACTGGGTCGCCGAAACCCTGGGCGCGCGCACGGCCGCCTGA
- a CDS encoding VOC family protein has protein sequence MNIIGPDALIFGVDDLAACGQYLSDYGLKHVGDGRYEALDGTAVVIKPKDDASLPPAMGTASMLRETVYGVADVATLDAIEAELRRDREVSRRDGVLRAVDDMGFALAFQVTVRRPLSLPAETVNAPGAAPQRGPNQLAFPPDLPALPRTLSHVVYFVPDSAKAEAFYTRLGFVCTDRFTGVGPFLRPAGTPDHHTLFMIQTPPFMKGCEHFTFHMGGPTEVLLAGTRFVEKGYQSFWGPGRHRFGSNWFWYFNSPLGCHVEYDADMDLHDDAWAAREAPMGADASQLFLFQHREKWAPSGPPPGGPVGKDGPPPGAGKPQGDKPHAA, from the coding sequence ATGAACATCATCGGACCCGACGCCCTGATCTTCGGCGTGGACGACCTGGCCGCCTGCGGTCAATACCTGAGCGACTACGGCCTGAAGCACGTGGGCGATGGCCGCTACGAAGCGCTGGACGGCACCGCCGTCGTCATCAAGCCCAAGGACGACGCGAGCCTGCCGCCCGCCATGGGCACCGCCAGCATGCTGCGTGAAACCGTGTACGGCGTGGCCGACGTGGCCACGCTGGACGCCATCGAGGCGGAGCTGCGGCGCGACCGCGAGGTGAGCCGCCGCGACGGCGTGTTGCGCGCGGTGGACGACATGGGCTTTGCGCTCGCCTTCCAGGTGACGGTGCGCCGGCCGCTGAGCCTGCCCGCCGAAACCGTGAACGCCCCCGGCGCCGCGCCGCAACGCGGCCCCAACCAGCTGGCATTCCCGCCCGACCTGCCGGCGCTGCCGCGCACGCTGTCGCACGTCGTGTACTTCGTGCCCGACAGCGCCAAGGCCGAGGCCTTCTACACCCGGCTGGGCTTCGTCTGCACCGACCGTTTCACCGGCGTAGGCCCCTTCCTGCGCCCGGCCGGCACGCCCGACCACCACACGCTGTTCATGATCCAGACGCCGCCCTTCATGAAAGGCTGCGAGCACTTCACCTTCCACATGGGCGGGCCCACCGAAGTGCTGCTGGCCGGCACCCGCTTCGTCGAGAAGGGCTACCAGAGCTTCTGGGGCCCGGGGCGTCACCGCTTCGGCAGCAACTGGTTCTGGTACTTCAACAGCCCGCTGGGCTGCCATGTGGAGTACGACGCCGACATGGACCTGCACGACGACGCATGGGCCGCGCGCGAAGCGCCGATGGGCGCCGATGCATCGCAGCTGTTCCTCTTCCAGCACCGGGAGAAGTGGGCGCCTTCCGGCCCGCCGCCCGGCGGGCCGGTTGGTAAGGACGGTCCGCCTCCTGGGGCCGGCAAGCCCCAGGGCGACAAGCCCCACGCCGCCTGA
- a CDS encoding Rieske (2Fe-2S) protein: protein MRLCHLDDLPDGQSRGFDPQGRGQDSLLLVRRGGQVHAWLDRCPHHGTPMAWRKDAYLNAAGDRIVCAAHGALFDIETGLCTLGPCLGDRLQALPITVHPSGEVHLADEALQETHP, encoded by the coding sequence ATGCGCCTGTGCCATCTCGACGACCTGCCCGACGGCCAGTCACGCGGCTTCGACCCGCAGGGCCGCGGCCAGGACAGCCTGCTGCTGGTGCGCCGCGGCGGGCAGGTGCATGCCTGGCTGGACCGCTGCCCCCACCACGGCACGCCGATGGCGTGGCGCAAGGACGCCTACCTCAATGCCGCGGGCGACCGCATCGTCTGCGCCGCGCATGGCGCGCTGTTCGACATCGAGACCGGCCTGTGCACCCTCGGCCCCTGCCTGGGTGACCGACTGCAGGCCCTGCCCATCACCGTGCACCCCAGCGGCGAGGTCCACCTCGCCGACGAAGCCCTCCAGGAGACACATCCATGA
- a CDS encoding FAD-dependent oxidoreductase, whose product MNAQPRRILIIGGGFSGMSAAIQLRRQGHEVELVEIDPGWRSYGAGISLGGPTLRALRTLGVLDTFLTLGAASDGVRICLPHGPQVAELPTPRLAGADVPGGAAILRPVLAKILADATVAAGTTVRLGCSFTRIAQDAEGVDVSFTDGQTRRYDLVIGADGLYSKTRAAMFPDAPQPRYSGQAVWRAVLPRPAEITTCTMWMGPRVKPGVNPVSKTEMYLFITEPRPTNTHVDPAEFAPRMRALLADFEAPVLRAIREQIDEHSQIVFRPLEGLLMPRPWYQGRVVLIGDAVHATTPHLASGACIGIEDALVLAEELGRGSDLTAALAAFEGRRFERCRMVVENSARLGEIEVAGGDKEEHARIMRESHAALAQPI is encoded by the coding sequence ATGAACGCACAACCGCGCCGCATCCTCATCATCGGCGGCGGCTTTTCCGGCATGTCGGCGGCCATCCAGCTGCGCCGCCAGGGCCACGAGGTCGAGCTGGTCGAGATCGACCCCGGCTGGCGCAGCTATGGCGCCGGCATCAGCCTGGGCGGCCCCACGCTGCGAGCGCTGCGCACGCTGGGCGTGCTGGACACCTTTCTGACCCTGGGCGCAGCCAGCGACGGCGTGAGGATCTGCCTGCCGCACGGCCCGCAGGTGGCCGAACTGCCCACGCCGCGCCTGGCCGGCGCGGACGTGCCGGGCGGCGCCGCCATCCTGCGGCCCGTGCTCGCCAAGATCCTGGCCGATGCCACCGTGGCTGCCGGCACCACCGTGCGGCTGGGCTGCAGCTTCACCCGCATCGCGCAGGACGCCGAGGGCGTGGACGTCAGCTTCACCGACGGCCAGACCCGCCGCTACGACCTGGTGATCGGCGCCGACGGGCTGTACTCCAAGACCCGCGCCGCGATGTTCCCCGATGCACCGCAGCCGCGCTACAGCGGCCAGGCGGTGTGGCGCGCGGTGCTGCCGCGGCCGGCCGAGATCACCACCTGCACCATGTGGATGGGCCCGCGCGTCAAGCCCGGCGTCAACCCGGTGTCCAAGACCGAGATGTACCTCTTCATCACCGAGCCTCGACCGACCAACACCCATGTCGACCCGGCCGAGTTCGCGCCCCGCATGCGCGCCTTGCTGGCCGACTTCGAGGCTCCGGTGCTGCGCGCCATCCGAGAGCAGATCGACGAGCACTCGCAGATCGTCTTCCGCCCGCTGGAAGGCCTGCTGATGCCACGGCCCTGGTACCAAGGCCGCGTGGTGCTGATCGGCGATGCGGTGCATGCCACCACGCCGCACCTGGCCAGCGGCGCCTGCATCGGCATCGAGGATGCGCTGGTGCTGGCCGAAGAACTGGGCCGCGGCAGCGACCTGACGGCCGCGCTGGCCGCCTTCGAAGGCCGGCGCTTTGAGCGCTGCCGCATGGTGGTCGAAAACTCGGCCCGTCTGGGCGAGATCGAGGTGGCCGGCGGTGACAAGGAAGAGCACGCCCGGATCATGCGTGAGTCGCATGCCGCGCTGGCGCAGCCGATCTGA